The Cardiocondyla obscurior isolate alpha-2009 linkage group LG26, Cobs3.1, whole genome shotgun sequence genome includes the window aaatacaCGATAGCAAATGACACAGTCCAAAGCGGTTTTCTGAAAAACCTGCCAATTGATGAAATCCACGACGGTATACGTTTTCCACGGATATGGTGATGCCAAATTGAACTTATCACTTTCACCGCTTCCAAGATGACTCTTCGTTTTGATTGGTGTCAGGGTTCACGGGCGAAATCGCCGTACGCAAACTACCGCAATGTTGCGGCACACGTTTGCGCTTTCATATGCCGCACGATGGAATGCATTGCTCAGGCCCTTCCTCATCAGAACATTATTCACAGACGACAAACATAGTTTCGCTCATTCGTGTCTCATTTATGATCGACATGCTAATTAATCTTCCACGACGCAGAAACGTCTCTTTAcctttattttacatattaatcaTTTTGTATAAACGAACGAGATTgttcgtttattattttgcctTTCATTTATTTGCGTCGTTTATTAATGTATGTTAATGACAATAGCAATGTTAATGCACAATTAAGCGGCCAGTAATGCGTTTTGTGTAGCAATAGCAGCAAGCGTTAATACattatagatttaatttatttaatgcgtAATATAGGAATACATacgtttagaaaaatattcagcTAATggaaatacaataaattatgtttagttctgtttgtttaattaaaactattgcCGTGGGATgctataatattatatttttaatagttgtTTTGTAAATGTACGATATGTAACAGGATGGCATGTGGGGATTGACGTATGAGCACTCCGCCGGCGAAGCACCGGCCGTTTTCGCAGCGTTCGAGGAGATAACAGAAAAAGTTGACTCGATGTCACCGCCGGATGAGAATTTGGTACCGTCGCATCTGCCAGCACCTGAAAAACTAGAGTGGTGCCTGACCGAGCAAAGTCTGAATGACATTCGTGAAGCTATGATGAATTTTGACGCGTAAGTCactataaaaaagaaaaaataaaataaagggtaGTAAATCAAATCCAGCTTTTCCCAAAGAGTATACTGTTAATTAAAggtaacgttaaaataaataaaataggatcgattaatttaaaaattaattatagaggATAGTACTTTCGATCCAATTTGAATCATAATAACTTGATGTCTTCTGTGTGAATTTTTAGAATGTTATTTTCAGTTTCAAATAAACTGTACGCTAAGTGTTTGTCAGATTTGAAACacagcttttaattttttaatttaaaaaaaaaagatattttcagGTTGACCTATATTTGTagcttaataatattttcatgttCTCAAATCGATTTCGATTTAAATGTGCGGAAGCACTACTTACACAAAGAATACGTTTTAAGACCGACAAATATTTGGCAGAAAtcctatttttaattttaataatctaaaatttctttcaggCTGGTTGAGGATTTGGATCTCTGTATTTTGTGGTTCGAAGATTATTCAAAGGAGTTTGTGAAGTCCTGCAGAGTCAGTCCGGATGCGTACATACAATTAGCACTCCAGCTTACATATTTCAGGTGAAACTTATTAaaagtgtaattaaatttgataaaaatttagagaTAGAACTTTACGCAAAAGATTTACCTTTAATTGCGGTGAAGAGAGCCAAAAATTAACTCTCAAATGGACCACCGGGTCACGGTGAAAAAGAGTAGGCTGGCCAGGGTGGGGTGCTGTTTGAGGGTTGATAGCAAAAATTTGTTGATGTCCACGTCGTGTTGTCGTTTCATCGGCATCGATCTCGTGTCGCTCGCAGACTCCATGGAAGACTGGTGGCCACTTACGAGAGCGCCGGCATCCGAAGGTTCGCCCTGGGTCGCGTGGACTGCATCCGAGCTGCCAGCCCGGAAGCCCTGGCTTGGGCGAAGGCCATGTGCCAGGGCGATCCGCAGAGCCAGATAAGTCAGCCGAACAACGCCGTGGACGGGAGCCCGAAAAGAGTTCAGTTCACCATTTACAGTGTAACTGAAACTTGGCATTTTTCCTATGCGATTCTCGTGTCGTGTAATACACACAGCTCGAGTACACTCGACAGAATTGCGACAAAGTCGAGCGGAATGCGTGTTTACCTTACTTTACTTTCCCTCGATCTCGCCAGCGCTTCAATTCTTTAAGTGCCCTTTGCCAAGTTCTTTGCAaacaagtaaattttattttttatacgaattaattaaattattattttgtataaatttatagaatttatataatttataatattttgtaaataatttaattaggaCAATCTGTTTGCGCAAGATAACGAAACCTTAAATATTGCAACTGACAGACAATGTGATGTTTGAGCGTCCGTAAAATTTTCACGACTCGATGGATCGCCGGTCAAAAACgctattttcaaaaattatgcCTCGGTTATTTTCTTCATGTAATAACTATCGTGGCACATTCGTTGTAAAGTGCAATCGCgctttcaaaaatatttccgtttaTGCATATCGTAATACATCTTTTGCAGTGCTACGAAAAATTTCTGAGCAGTTGGTCGTATTGTCCATTCGCATTGCCAAATGCAACCACCTACGAGGTTTCGGTATAACATTTATGatgctttctttttgtttacGAACAGAGTCTCTTGTCCTACATTATCAAagtattacattatttttctttatttaaattatatcatatcatttttattgtaatctATTACCGTTCCTCATTGAATTTCTGCATACGTTTAtgtgcatatatttttacacagttgtggttttatatttatactacATTTACATTATACTTTTACAACTACAATTATTGGCAAATATTACACCGCGTGTGTATAGACATATCTCCACtgcgctttctttctttttatcttgcaAGGTGCACGAAGTCCGTCGGTGtataaaaacgtatataaGTTTCACCGTCAGCAAACGTTATTTAtatgtgatttttatttacgttattGAAAGACgctttttaaattacgttcgAATCACGCTTCTGTCTCTTTCTGCATTCATAACTTCCCAAAGTATGAAAGTTCCAAGATGTGAAGGGAGAAAATCGCGATTTTAAGAAATTGCTTGCCGTGGAAAATCCACAGGTTTTACCGGAcatgggggaaaaaaaataaaataaagaacccCGCGAGAAAAGAACAATCAATTAGTGCGAGCCGCTGACTCAGCTTGCTTGTCTCCTTTGCGATCGAGTATTTGCACGATGCTAGAAACAAGCCCAGGCGAGTTTCGCGAGGATATTCCGTCTGTTTCCCTTACACGACTCACCCTCGGTCTGGGAAATACCGCGGCAACGATCTGTTGTTTCTCATTTACCGTTCGGTTGTTTTCCCCTTTAGCCGGAATGTTGTCTCAGCCGCtccctttttcttccctcGTCATTTTCCGTTCGTAGCAAGTTAAACTCTCTATAAAGATACTCCCTTGAAACTTGCGGCTACAACCTCAACatttttacgataataatttattcgcttAATTCTCACGAGCTTCTCTCCTTCATTTCAGGGAAACGATCAGCTCACCTTCTGCCTAGAATTATTTATCCACCTGGCTTgcaatttattgatttttatttaatgtacgaCGTCCCAAGAATTGATTTGATAAACGTCGATTATCCTCATTCTCGGTGTTGCTTCTCATCGCGACGTTTTAAAAGCTCGTCACCAAGTCTCGTCTATTTCACTAAATAACAATAGTGGTAAAAAAGCAATTCATTGTTcgtaaaattcgaaatataaCGAAAAAGGAGCTGACGGTACagatttatgtaaattaaaatatttaaagatatttagtGGAATAGCAAATCTACTTGATCAAGATCAATAATGTGTACTGTTTCTCCAGGCGGAAAGAATCAAGGAGCTGTTCGATCTGGCTGTACAAAGGCAAACGAAAGAGATGAACGACAACATATATGGTCAGGGTATCGACAACCACTTGATGGGGCTGCGTTATGCGGCGAAGGAAGCTGGTGATCCGATCCCGGAGATCTTCACGGACGAGGCTTATGCAATCGTTAATCACTTCGCCCTCTCGACGTCACAGGTCAGTGATGAAGATCACAGCTCGTCAGTTTTGAGCCATCGTCAGCGTTGATCTTACTAAATTCACCATCGCCATTTGATTAGCTGTTATGCGTATTTACACAGTAGCAAAAAATCATTTTGTATTTGTGGTATTGATGTAATTGATGTAGGTACATATTTTCAAGTCTCCGTTCCACGCAAAGTGCATATTTATGACGTTTTATAAATGAGAGGAAACATCTCCAAAACAAAAATCAACATTTTTCCGCGAGGGAACAGTGACAAGTCACGAAAAAGTTAATAACTTCGAGCTTGCATCTTCTTATCCTTCGAGCGTTATAAATATGCGTTTTTTCGTTATGGAACGGGCATTTCGTGAGTAATGCATTCATAattaaaaggctcggaatctATTTTCGTCAAGAACATTCCGACCCTTGAATATTCAttaatacgtttattaatGCACACTACGAAGATCGTTACTTAGAGTGGTTTGTCACGACGAAATGTAAGCCGAGATCCCGGATGTGCCTCGAGCATGTGTATAAAGGTACTCGAGCATCTCGAGGTCGAGAGCGCGATACGATCGGTTTGTTTAAGACTAGTTACGCAATCGAGAAGATGATCTACGACGTGAGAGAACGACAAAGATTTTAATCAGCATTCGTTAGCTTCTTGATTTACGTTGAAAAAGATGAGATAAACGTTCCTTTTTAGCGTAGTGGCGGTGCGGTGAGTACGTGCCGCTATTGAAAAGGGCGGAGATGCTTCTGTGCCGCTCGCAATGCTTGAAATAAAGGTGAGAATTGTCCCGCAGGTGACGACGAAGAACGACGTGATCGCCGGATATGGGCCGGTGGTACCGGACGGCTACGGGTGCGCTTACAACGTGAGAAAGAACGGCTTCATCTTTTCCGTCTCGGCGTTCCATAGCGACGGCAGGACCAGTGCGATGCAGTTCGCGCAAACGTTGGAGCAGAGCCTGCGCGACATGGCAGCTATGATAAAGAATTCAAAGAAGTGATAGACGCGGcattataaaacgtaaaactGCAAGACATAGCTGTAACTTCTCGCTGAtcctgagaaaaaaatatgagatAGAAGAGCTTGGAGTTTCGTGCGTCGCACGAAGGTGGTTCGAAAAAGGTGAAACGTACCCGCGAAGTTATTTATCTTCGTTTGCGTCGGATGAGAAACAGCATCTTCTTGACGTATCGTCATTCTaccgtttaatttaattaccgcgGTAGAtcatttaactttaattaccCCGCTCGATTGAAGCGGCAAGCACGACTTTCGAAGCACCTTTGCACAAAATCATGAAAGTATAACTTGTCGTGTAATGACTTAATTAAGGAACGCCAAGCATAGACGTAGCGCAAAAAAGATTTATCAAATCGCTCCCGCACAATTTAGATATATTGGTCGGTTTGATAATTCCTATAAGGGCATAAAAAAtgttgagagagaaaaatagacgAAAGGGAAGCTGTAGGGCGATTATCGAAAGCT containing:
- the Chat gene encoding choline O-acetyltransferase, which encodes MKKEDRWIGDRDYANVLHHALHGGGSRHLGANRWFDKTFHAILGKDGMWGLTYEHSAGEAPAVFAAFEEITEKVDSMSPPDENLVPSHLPAPEKLEWCLTEQSLNDIREAMMNFDALVEDLDLCILWFEDYSKEFVKSCRVSPDAYIQLALQLTYFRLHGRLVATYESAGIRRFALGRVDCIRAASPEALAWAKAMCQGDPQSQISQPNNAVDGSPKRVQFTIYSAERIKELFDLAVQRQTKEMNDNIYGQGIDNHLMGLRYAAKEAGDPIPEIFTDEAYAIVNHFALSTSQVTTKNDVIAGYGPVVPDGYGCAYNVRKNGFIFSVSAFHSDGRTSAMQFAQTLEQSLRDMAAMIKNSKK